TTTAAACGGAAACAAGAAAAGTGCAACAAATTAAGGGCTGACCTAGACAATTTATGGTTATCTTAAATGATACTAGGTGAGCGGATAGATAGGAATGAAGACCGCCTTGCCTTTAAATTTGGCTAGTCCAGTGAACCAGGTGGCTACACTCTGCGGGATCCCATGACACCTGGCTATTACGTGTCAAGCCGCCCGCTTAATTCTTACTCTCTTTTCCCATGCATGCCACCTATTCTTCTTCAAATGTCCCCTACTCAGCTACTATCTACTGCTCCCCTCCCGATAAAAAAAAGTCGACTtatgcagctcaattggtaagaggcgattccctttggggaatgtaaaggagcacGGGGACGCGGGATCGAGCCCAAGTAGCGCTGCATGCGTGAATATGAGCTGATACCTGGGCGACTGTGCAGAGACAATACCTTAGGTGGTGGGTCCCAGAGtggatgctttttttttttatataaaaaaaagagttcacttagcaaatcaagaaagaattaatcttgttttttcatatttttccctattaagtgttatatgatcaaatcccaatgtcTATCTAATTAGGGATAGTTaagtcaaattacttatttttatctaggagttagtattttgtgtaaatggctaagtgaactctttttttgatccggagagaGTAGCTAGTAGTATTGCTATTTCCACCATGCATATATAAAATCACTTTAATTTTGTACACATTGATTTGTAAATACTAAGAGCCGTTTGAATTGGCCTAAAAGTTGGTCAAATTATCTTATAAGCCATTTTAACTTATTTGGAtatttgataaaaataaaaaatagtttaaattaagttaaaaaatgcttaaaataagccaaaaccaagaagttgctcaaccccttttttttttcttaaaagtcattttgatttgaccaacaactttatccttttatcccttatattttctattaatttcaaTATTACCCTTGCTTCTAAAAACCCTTGAagcacgtaactgcttatttataaaataactttcagcattTAAAAAGaactttaagcacttatgcttaaaagctaATTTTtttagctaatccaaacgggctgaATTACGTGATTCTCAACGAACGTTCTCTAACTATATTGTAAAGTTTAGAATTTGATAAATTACAAAAGAAAGTAAATAGCTTGTTGTAACTCCTCAAAATAGACTATAAAATCTGATAATGTCCAAAAGCAAGTGAATACACTACTCTACTAAAATAGGCTTACATTAGAAATTCAGTCTTAAGGCTGTTTCTACTTATTATGATCATGTCAAATAATGAAGTTTTTGAATTACCAACCAAATGGAAATAATATACCGAATTGTTATGTTGAGGTAACCGATCAAGCCATCAATTTGTCAAATCGCGAAAGTCAGGTGGGAGTGATTGAGACGATCAACACTTGATGTGCCTTTTCTTGGCCCCCAACTCatgccctccccccccccccccccccaacccaaacCTCCAATTCATGATGACGAGTATTTGACTAAGcatgaaattttaaaatttaaaaaaaaaaaatttaaaacaagccataaatatttgtgtgactataaattcTCTAACACAAAGTTGAAAgtctaaaattaaattattattaaatataaaaagatatcaattttttttttaaactaaaacGAAAAGATGGTCAAACAAATTGGAGGGAGGCGGTACTTTGGTTTAGATAGTACTGTCACGGTTTCTGTGAGTTGCTGCTACACACACGATTACGTACATCGAATGCACGTTTTGATAATTTCGTCATCACCACTCTTCAATCATCATGTCTAGAAAGAGTGCCCCAGACACATAAATCATATTGGAGTACTTACAATGTGATTTTAAGGTTTTACGTTTAAATCTCAAAACCAGAAAGTTACTACATTTTGGTCAATGATATATAGAAGGAATGTGCCCAGATTTCTTCAAGGATGGCGTAGGGAGTTGCTCATAATCGTAATGTTCCTTCTTAGAAGCAAAAACATTGTGTTTATAGGGGTACATTTCCTCTTAACACTTGCATAATAGGTGTGGTGATGATTCATCCATCATCCCTTCAAAGAGTAGGCAGTGGGCTCCTCCATTAACATTAAAACGTTGTATGTTACTACTAGTACTCATGCTTTGGTGTCAGCTCTTTCCAAAGTATCCTACCAAATAAGTCTAATTGTTGCGCTGCCTCCTGTTGAATGGAGTAAAGAGAAATACACATCAGTGCTAGCAGAGACTGGGGAAAAGACGAGCTTATTGCTATTTTCACAATAAAATATCCTCCAGACACTTCATATTTTACCACAAGAAATACTATGCCTCAATTCCAAGCAAGTCGTTGCCTTTCTATTTTACAAAGCCTCAAATTATTTGATGCTATTTGTTACATTTAGCCTCCAGGAGTTAAACTAAGGAGTTTTACTAGAGTTTCTAGCTGTATTCTTACATTATTGTCACTGAGGAAATTTGTAAGCTAAAGTACTCGTGTAAGTTCTAAATATTTAGTTAAAAAGATCTATTCAtgattgtcaaaaaaaaaaaaaaaaaaaaatctactgaTGCATGTATAGTTTAATCCACAAAAGAGAGTTGGTTAAATGGTCCATTGACAAGAAAGAAGTGACAAAGAAAATGGGACTTAAGGAGAAATATCATGCTATACAATCTGACGAATATCAGGAACTTGAATCCATTTAATTTTATCAAACTAAGTTTTTAATATATGTTAAATCTTTTCTTTTGCTACTGCTACTATAAACTCATACAAATGGGCTGGAGGGAGTAAAGTGTAACCATGCTGTAGCATACTATGCTTAACTCAGCATATGAAAGGGTGAGAAAATTGCTAAGATGCCTTAAAGTCATGATACAACTCATGTAAAGTGATGCATGTTGCTTATACATGAAACTGGTCATATACTCCACCTTATATTGGATAAAACATCTTCTCACTCTGAGGTGGAGTCTATGGAAAGACGGTCAGAAACGCAGGTACGGACACGGAAAAGGATTGCACAGGTGATGAGCAAGAATTAAAGATTTTAGAAAATGACAATGCATGGGTTTACCTTGTAAAGGAAACTGGTCATAAGAAGTGGCGTTAGGTCAGAGATTTGTTCAGATAATGGTAAGGCTATCCAAGTTtggtgttctttttttttttttttcacgagCCTTCTAAAATGATTATTTtccttaatgatgatgatgtataACAAAATTCTATGCAAAAGCTTAAAAGACAAAAACTACTAAAGATGTGTGTATAGATAGAATACTCAAAAAGTTTTGCTCATTAGAAGGACATAAACTTACCAATCATTACTTTGCTAAGTATCTTCAACTCCAAGTTGTTGAAGAGAATCAGGGGAAACAAGGAACACACGTCTAGATGTTTGATACCGGAAAACTACTATTCCTTTATATGCTGCCCGTGGTACACCATCCTGATGAAATAAACAGTTAAAGCAAGTTTTACAAAAAGCAAAAGAACCACAGAGGACAAATCCATTCACAGGCAAACAGCTAGTGTGAGTAGACCTATCCATGGTCCAAGCAAAGAACCGATATGGGGCCAGTCAATGGTCCATATTAAACACAGAATACCCAAACCCATATTCGACTTGTGTCCCATCATAGGTCTAATTTCAACAGCATGAGCATCCTTTTCCCGGAGTAGGACTCACCATGAGCAACAAATGGGCGTTAAAAGAATTTATCTTTAAAAGTTGAAAACATAACATTAAATATAATCGAACttttatttaccaaaaaataaCTTAGTTTGCAGTTCAATTAAGACTTGAGTAATCAATTGATCGAGTAACcaaatccacaaataaaaggcTATAAATTAGTCTAATTTTTTAATAAATTGCCTCCTATTTCAGTTTTGCCAATTCTATACATGTAGGTATATTATTACAGAACAAATACATACTATTAAAATATAATTTCAATATCAAATATATCAAaaatataaattataataaatatataaggCCAGAACAGCCAGCGTACAGGCCATTAATACTGTTCAAATCTTGCACATATTGGCAAGCTCATTTTTTGTTCCAGCCCAAACTCAGAAAGTTGACTGGTCCCCAAGCCCATAGATAGGCACAAGTGAAACGGAAGGCGGCAAACATGTATTTCAAATCTCACCTCCCTTTACACCTCAATCCTTATAAGGGGATGAATTGTGGAATTGGGTTCTGTAAATGACAAGTGCTAAAAGGATAAAATCAGGCATGAATTTTGAACTCCTCAACAGTCTGTTTCAGAGTTATGTAGAATAGATGCCTAATATGCAATGCACagccatatccaacatatataaTGACTGCATCTAAAGAACCCACCAAAtgaatatgatcaaatctcaGGTCATAAGCAATTCTATATGAAATAGAAGGCCTCACATAGGCACTACCTTCCATTCTTCAAAAATGCCGAACTTTCGTGCGATATCTTCAAAGTCTAGTTGGTCTCTGTACTGAATACGCACATCACCATCTATGTTAAACGCTTTTAAAACAGCATCAGCTCCATGGATGGGCTTGGCCTTTTTAACCAAGTCACCAAAGTGCTTCACGTAGTTGTCCTGAGAACACGAAACCACAAGAGGATTTAAATCACGAATTTCTCAATCAACTGTCTAATAATGTGACAGCTTTCCTAAATTCTTTAATTTTCAGTACATAATCCTCAAATCATTACCTCCAAAAGGTAACTAAGGTCCATCGACTTCCAATCAACCTTCCAACAAAATTCCAAGGTGGAATACATGTCATACAAATGGAAAGAATGAGTAGACAAGGAAAAAGGGATGATGGAAATAAAATAACACAAGGAAGTTAGTAACATGCCTGTACATCATTTAGCTTAATTGGCTCAAGATACTGCTTGAAAAACTGCCCCAAACTAGAACCCTGTAAATAACAAAAGATTGTTGACAAGGTTTAAGGAGAAGTTTCTGTAAGGTTGGTAAATATTGGGAATATTCATCTTATTCACCAAGATGGTCGAACAACAACAACTACGCCTCAGTCCCAAATAAGTTGGGGTTGGCTATATGATCCCCATTTCTTTATTTAGATGGTGGAAATTGATAAAACAGCTCTAGAAGGGATGAGCAGCAATGAGAAACATTTTTCTCTTGATAAGTATCTGATTAAGAAAATATCACACCATTGTAGATAAAATTCTAGCTCAACTTCGTTTAATGAGCCAAAGTGCAAATGATTTCAAGGAGGATTTGTATACACATACATGCTCACCAAAATTATACGTTCTGCAAACTTCCGGGCGAATAAATTGTCGACCTCTGTGATTTTCTTTGAGCCTTAGCCAGTCATCCCAGTAAGTAAAAGTAAGGTCAAAGAAAATCTTTGAAGGCTCCCAAGGCAATTAATTTATACAAGAAATAACCACATCAGTTGGAAAGGATATGCCTTTGGCCACTTTGGAGATAGTTCGGCCCAAGTTGATTTTGAAAGCATCCACCCAAGACCAGGGAAAAAATCTGAGCGGTAAAGAGCATCTGCAGTGTAATCAATATAAAGCGTTTCAGTGGGATTAGATAAGCGATGCTCTGTTCACTTTGCTAAAAACCACCTAAATAACACCAATATATTCCACAACATCGAGCAGAAAACAATGGTATTAATCTCCATGGGGGAAACACTTTTTCTCAGCTCAACAATGACATCAATGtgtaaaaagggcagcccggtgcactaagcccccgctatgcgcggggtccggggaagggccggaccacaagggtctattgtacgcagccttaccttgcatttctgcaagaggctgtttccacggctcgaacccgtgacctcctggtcacatggcagcaactttaccagttacgccaaggctccccttcaatgACATCAATGTGTAAaaacatttatttatttatttattttattttttctttggcaattcaaaatatttaattgaagCCCGCAATCCTAGAAAGGACTATAGGAGTCCAGAAAAGAGAAACGTGGATTTCTCTTATGACAAACTTAGACATATTAATTTGCGTTTGTACTTTGTACCAAAAGAACAGGTCAGTTATGAATGCTAGACCAAAGATATAACTTACAAGGATCTTGGACGAACTGCCTTTGTCCATTGTCATTCCAGGAAGAAATAGCCATGATCGACCTGGGATGTTCACCACAAGGATGTAAGAAATGTTACACTTGGGACATTCAGAACAGGCATTTTTCACCAATCACCCCCATGTTTTAGGCCGAGACCCATTTTAGTTGGTTCACTTAGCATATTTGGCAACCAGCTTATGCAAGGAGCAGTTTTTAGTCCTTTTGCTAAGAATGttagataatcaaaatgaaagttTATTCCCCTAGCTACCATCAGATTTTCTCCTACCACAAGCCTGGTAGAGCAGGAGATCTTGAATGCATTCTGAATCTGATACAATTGTGTTGGTTCTTTAAAGAAAAATCCAAAAGGTTGAATGGGGAGTTGGACAACAAGAGGGAAAAAACAGATTTTCCTGAGACTAACAATCCTTTGAAAGTAAAGCATGAAAATCTGGATCCTTTGAGAATGCCCTTACTTGTCTCTGTCAAGAAGAGTAGCTCCAGCCTCAAAGTAGTCAAAAAAATCAGCGGCAATTTCCATATCATCTGCATGTCAGAGGCACAGATATCATGAGAAGAAAAAAGTACAGAGAATATGCAACATAGTGATTAAGATAGATCAGCAGTACCTTCTAGTATGATAACACGGCTAAAATTATGCTTGTGAAACAGCTGATCCAATGCCCACTTATAATGACCTAAGGAAAGAGTGGTCCAATGGCTAAGGCAAGACTAACACTTGTTGAAATAAAAATgagcaaagaaaaaaaatgaagaaaaagataAAATCATCCTTACGTGCAATTTTGTAGTATGCAATCAGCTCCCCTGGTCTTTCAGTATGCACAGGTTCAAAATCTAAGTGCTGTCGATAAAGAAATTAAAAAGTCCATTCTTAACAACAGTCAAGAAAAAAGTGCCAAGAAGAGTTTGATTTTGATACCAAGCTAAAAGCATTGGTTGTACACTACAGTTAATGTGAGGCCAGAACTGTTATTCGCTAGTCAGCAAAAGATAAAAGATACAGACTAAAGTAACTGCAGCCACCTAAAACTAAACGATTAAAAAATAGAAGCTAGATTCATCTCATATGCGACACAAACCTTTTACTAGAACAAATTTAGCAACTGATAGGTTATAAAACTATGAACCTTGTAGTATAGAAGATGAATGTACATATAAAACAGAAGTATGGCTACTCATACGAAGAGAGAGAGGAAAAAATCACACATAGAGCGAgaaagagcaagagaaagggaaaAGTTGCAGCTTAAAagcatatttttttatttttttttttgagaaggtaacagtAGCTTAAAAGCATAAATAAAAGAACACATGCCTCTTCCACTTGGATTGTCTTATAGTGAAAGAGGACAAATTGTGTCACATAATGAATAGATGAAATATAAAAAGAGTTGAACTGGTAAGGAAAACATTTACATGTCAAATATAGATTATGCATGGTTTCCCTTTCTATTTTTTAGCAGATAAAAACTACTTATGGGCAATTTTTCTACTAACGTGTTTCACAGTTACACAATCTTGTTATTGGAATGACGATGATCGATTGTTGCAAGTAAAAACAAGCCTGGAAACAATGAGTTCACATTCTTTAGTCTATACTTGTCCTCCAAGTAAGGACCTGCCTGATTTAAATTTCACAGAGAGAGAAACCCCAAATGAATCCGTTTTCCCTTTCTCAAGGAGTAGGGAAGAGTACCTGCATATATGTCAGCTGATCATAGCTCAAAGCAAGCTTTCTAACATCAGGATTTGATCCGTCCTGCCAAAGGGAGGTAGAACAGAAAGTAggttcaacaagagaaaaaagaCAAGCATACGATAGAAGGCTATGAGAGGGGAAATAAATGGGTACCTGGGATATGAAAAGAGGATATTTTGACGCAACAGATGTTTGGTATCTGATGACAACAAAGGAAGTACCGGGCTTATCAGCTGAGGCATCTACTATTTAATAAAAAGCAGATAAAATTGTTTTGATACAAAGCATACTTTAAGATGGATTTAATAGTCCTCTCCAGGTAGTCAGCACGGTTGCAAGCCATAACAACTACAGCAGCCACTGGCATCTAGTAAATATAGTAATTAGGTGATGAACAAACATTTGACAGAATTAAGGTCAACAGATGTTGGTAGCGAAAGTATGATTGAAGATGTGAGGATGTATGTAAACCTGTACATTTCCAATCAACTTTTTTATTCCTTTACCTGAAACAAATAATTAACAAACATCAAATATATAAATAAGAACAAATACTTGTAGGCATGAGTATAACTAGTATTAGAGcccataacattaataactcaaTGATGTGAACTGACACATTGACGCTAACAGATTTTTATTTATCATGTACAATGGAATAATACTATCATGTTTACAGGAATAGATTTCATATTACTGCGACTAAAAGCAGTGGCTTTTGGACGAAAAATTGAAAGAAGAAAGAGGAGTTTATGAACTTACTTTCAAGATCCTGAACAAGAGCCCTTAATTGTCGGCACTCCTGGTCCTGACGCTTCATTTGTTCTGAAAATGTAGCAAGATGAAGATAAGGAAAGTACAACTACCCGTTCAgcaaattttttaaaagaaaccaCACCATTTTTTTTCACTGCACTCAATTAAGATAGGACGAAAACCTACATAAAAATTTCAAGATAGACGATTTCCAGTAGCTCCATTTGTAGAATGGAGGAAATAAAGCCATTTCTCATATAGTTGGAAAGAGGACAACAAAGAAAGAAAAGACTACACCGGAGAACGCAGTGCACCTTCAAGAGCCACAACTCTTCCTTGCTGCTGGCTAATCTGTTCAATAAGCAACCTAGTCTGACTTGTACAATGATTTTCTGCTTCAATCTGTATCATTCACATGATTTGTACACATTATGAGCAATTAAAAGTTCTTTTATTCTTTCTTTAGCATACATCATTGACACAGGGTGCAGTTGTGTGCTGCTAAGAAAATGCAAAAGAAGATTAAGCAATCTCCTGttgagaagaaaagaaaagaaaagattttCTGAATGACATTGTTGAAAGATACCTTCAACTGGAGCATATGAAGCTTTTTAGAAACATTATGTTCAGAATACGTGACGTGAATATAAATACAATACTTAAAACAGTAGGGCACAGGAAATATGTCTATGGTATTTAGATTCCATGTAGGGAGGATGACTAGATGAGTCCAGATACTCACTGCAGCAGCAAGGCGTTGTGCATATTCTGACTGTGTCACAAAAAGCCGCATCTGAGCAATGTAGCAAAAACAACCGCTTAGAACATACCTACTTCACCATTAAGCAAACACTAATCCAGAACGAAAAAAGAGAGTGAAGTTAAATTCTTCTCATAACACCTATGTCAACAGAACCAAGTAACCTCAGATGCCAAAGTAAAGATGAAACAAGCTAATAGTGCAAAGAAAGGATTCCTTTGGGTGGTGGACAAGTTGTGGCTTTCCTTTCTATTTATAAATGCGGTATCTATGCTAACTTGTGTGCACCACTGGGTACTTACTACCTCCTACCAGCACAGATATCGAATAAATCCGTCCACCAAGCTAAGCCAGATGAGAGGAACTTGTACTTTTGCCTCTATAGGGTTGCTACCGCAATTTTTCAATTGTTAGGCCAGCCCCTTGTGGCTAAAATTCGTATGGAGTGATGTTAATTTGTAGTTGACCAATATGAGAGAATTaattgaagaagaaagatagGGATAACAACCTGTATGTATATGAAGGCGAGAGCAGCGAGGATGAGCAAGTAGCGTAACTTGTTCCCTCTCATCTCTTCTTCACTCTTGCTCCTTTTCCGATCCTAGATCTCTTCCAATTTTTACcctctattttctttattacGGCTGAGTAGTTGTTAGGTACCATTTGATTTTACATTTCATTTAGTAACAGCATGcaaataagttttttttcttttttcttttgcatataaatgaaaataataccatctcattaattaaaaattgaaaagactaataaatttataactagttgtaccatattgataagaattaaaatctaaaaaatatatgcatttaaattaattgagaatttaaatatttcaaatttGACATAAGAATTCAACAATTATAGATAGGTTATTTCGTAAATTCAAGTCTTTTATTGATGATATGACGCTCGAATTGATGAAGAATTTTGTCCAAAGTCTCAACAAAagggaattcaatagctttcctTAAGGTTTTGTCTAAGAGCTTAATAATTGACTCTTATATCTAACCCTTGGTAACAgttgcttttttatttttatacataatatatttcttacacaatatttgagtataGCTGTTATACaaaggtaattttacaaagagtgtactacTACTGTAATGATGCTATAGAggagtaaaatataacatgaaaaattagTTCTAGAGAAAATCGGGTCATTATAGTGAAATTGTCATAGATATTATCATATCTTGTGGATGTCTATttttaggagaaatattagggATAATACTTTGGGACCAAGTCAATATTCTCCTATAAATAGAGTTGTTCCCTTCATTGTATTCCATccctcaaaagaaataagaacttttttctctctttctctacaaatattcttgctttagtttatttttttataacacgttatcaacaCGAGACTCTACTGTCTCAAGAAATTTTCGAAGGCTGAGATATGGATAATTTTCAAAGCAAGTTTGGATTAAAATCCAATTATGAAGACATTTGTTTGATTGATTTTGCTA
The sequence above is a segment of the Lycium barbarum isolate Lr01 chromosome 6, ASM1917538v2, whole genome shotgun sequence genome. Coding sequences within it:
- the LOC132599401 gene encoding alpha-1,3-mannosyl-glycoprotein 2-beta-N-acetylglucosaminyltransferase isoform X1 encodes the protein MRGNKLRYLLILAALAFIYIQMRLFVTQSEYAQRLAAAIEAENHCTSQTRLLIEQISQQQGRVVALEEQMKRQDQECRQLRALVQDLESKGIKKLIGNVQMPVAAVVVMACNRADYLERTIKSILKYQTSVASKYPLFISQDGSNPDVRKLALSYDQLTYMQHLDFEPVHTERPGELIAYYKIARHYKWALDQLFHKHNFSRVIILEDDMEIAADFFDYFEAGATLLDRDKSIMAISSWNDNGQRQFVQDPYALYRSDFFPGLGWMLSKSTWAELSPKWPKAYWDDWLRLKENHRGRQFIRPEVCRTYNFGEHGSSLGQFFKQYLEPIKLNDVQVDWKSMDLSYLLEDNYVKHFGDLVKKAKPIHGADAVLKAFNIDGDVRIQYRDQLDFEDIARKFGIFEEWKDGVPRAAYKGIVVFRYQTSRRVFLVSPDSLQQLGVEDT
- the LOC132599401 gene encoding alpha-1,3-mannosyl-glycoprotein 2-beta-N-acetylglucosaminyltransferase isoform X2, encoding MRGNKLRYLLILAALAFIYIQMRLFVTQSEYAQRLAAAIEAENHCTSQTRLLIEQISQQQGRVVALEEQMKRQDQECRQLRALVQDLESKGIKKLIGNMPVAAVVVMACNRADYLERTIKSILKYQTSVASKYPLFISQDGSNPDVRKLALSYDQLTYMQHLDFEPVHTERPGELIAYYKIARHYKWALDQLFHKHNFSRVIILEDDMEIAADFFDYFEAGATLLDRDKSIMAISSWNDNGQRQFVQDPYALYRSDFFPGLGWMLSKSTWAELSPKWPKAYWDDWLRLKENHRGRQFIRPEVCRTYNFGEHGSSLGQFFKQYLEPIKLNDVQVDWKSMDLSYLLEDNYVKHFGDLVKKAKPIHGADAVLKAFNIDGDVRIQYRDQLDFEDIARKFGIFEEWKDGVPRAAYKGIVVFRYQTSRRVFLVSPDSLQQLGVEDT
- the LOC132599401 gene encoding alpha-1,3-mannosyl-glycoprotein 2-beta-N-acetylglucosaminyltransferase isoform X3 encodes the protein MRLFVTQSEYAQRLAAAIEAENHCTSQTRLLIEQISQQQGRVVALEEQMKRQDQECRQLRALVQDLESKGIKKLIGNVQMPVAAVVVMACNRADYLERTIKSILKYQTSVASKYPLFISQDGSNPDVRKLALSYDQLTYMQHLDFEPVHTERPGELIAYYKIARHYKWALDQLFHKHNFSRVIILEDDMEIAADFFDYFEAGATLLDRDKSIMAISSWNDNGQRQFVQDPYALYRSDFFPGLGWMLSKSTWAELSPKWPKAYWDDWLRLKENHRGRQFIRPEVCRTYNFGEHGSSLGQFFKQYLEPIKLNDVQVDWKSMDLSYLLEDNYVKHFGDLVKKAKPIHGADAVLKAFNIDGDVRIQYRDQLDFEDIARKFGIFEEWKDGVPRAAYKGIVVFRYQTSRRVFLVSPDSLQQLGVEDT
- the LOC132599401 gene encoding alpha-1,3-mannosyl-glycoprotein 2-beta-N-acetylglucosaminyltransferase isoform X4, producing the protein MKRQDQECRQLRALVQDLESKGIKKLIGNVQMPVAAVVVMACNRADYLERTIKSILKYQTSVASKYPLFISQDGSNPDVRKLALSYDQLTYMQHLDFEPVHTERPGELIAYYKIARHYKWALDQLFHKHNFSRVIILEDDMEIAADFFDYFEAGATLLDRDKSIMAISSWNDNGQRQFVQDPYALYRSDFFPGLGWMLSKSTWAELSPKWPKAYWDDWLRLKENHRGRQFIRPEVCRTYNFGEHGSSLGQFFKQYLEPIKLNDVQVDWKSMDLSYLLEDNYVKHFGDLVKKAKPIHGADAVLKAFNIDGDVRIQYRDQLDFEDIARKFGIFEEWKDGVPRAAYKGIVVFRYQTSRRVFLVSPDSLQQLGVEDT
- the LOC132599401 gene encoding alpha-1,3-mannosyl-glycoprotein 2-beta-N-acetylglucosaminyltransferase isoform X5, with the translated sequence MKRQDQECRQLRALVQDLESKGIKKLIGNMPVAAVVVMACNRADYLERTIKSILKYQTSVASKYPLFISQDGSNPDVRKLALSYDQLTYMQHLDFEPVHTERPGELIAYYKIARHYKWALDQLFHKHNFSRVIILEDDMEIAADFFDYFEAGATLLDRDKSIMAISSWNDNGQRQFVQDPYALYRSDFFPGLGWMLSKSTWAELSPKWPKAYWDDWLRLKENHRGRQFIRPEVCRTYNFGEHGSSLGQFFKQYLEPIKLNDVQVDWKSMDLSYLLEDNYVKHFGDLVKKAKPIHGADAVLKAFNIDGDVRIQYRDQLDFEDIARKFGIFEEWKDGVPRAAYKGIVVFRYQTSRRVFLVSPDSLQQLGVEDT